Proteins encoded by one window of Salvia splendens isolate huo1 chromosome 5, SspV2, whole genome shotgun sequence:
- the LOC121804830 gene encoding E3 ubiquitin-protein ligase XBAT33-like: protein MGNSFGCSASGERLVSAARDGDFVEAKMLLDCNPCLSKYSTFGGLNSPLHFAAAKDHNEIVALLLENGADVNSRNYCGQTALMQACRYGHWEVVQTLLLFRCNVTRADYLSGRTALHFAAVNGHTRCVRLVLSDFVPSAPFEPPHAQTVSDGSDGSNNKTSALSKFVNKAADGGITALHMAALNGYFDCVQLLLDLHASVSAVTFHYGTSMDLIGAGSTPLHYAVCGGNLKCCQILIAQGASRLSLNCNGWLPIDVARMWGRLWLEPLLSPNSDLPLPTFPHSNYLSLPLLSVLNIARDYGLQSSATGSDDADMCAVCLERACSVAAEGCAHQLCVRCALYLCSTNIPSESSIPLGSIPCPFCRHSILCFGKLPGSSSKDIKLPLSLGLCTSCMLHPREREQDTALEAAGSPDTRKNRVASVSSDMFCPVTCSPFPSVTIPMCTCSEGPCPDFESGERETPQEHPQPEPSEQEKLEGMRSEKTTCSNMFWGRRSCSREHQCNAEINA, encoded by the exons ATGGGGAATTCATTTGGCTGCTCGGCTTCGGGAGAGAGATTGGTGTCCGCAGCGAGAGATGGGGATTTTGTTGAGGCGAAGATGCTTTTGGATTGCAATCCATGCCTTTCGAAATACTCGACCTTTGGTGGTTTGAATTCTCCTCTTCATTTCGCCGCCGCCAAGGACCACAATGAG ATTGTGGCATTGTTGTTAGAGAATGGGGCTGATGTGAATTCAAGGAATTATTGTGGACAG ACAGCTCTGATGCAAGCGTGTCGATACGGGCACTGGGAAGTTGTTCAAACTCTTCTTCTCTTTAGATGCAAT GTTACTAGAGCAGATTATCTTAGTGGAAGGACTGCTCTCCATTTTGCAGCAGTCAATGGACACACGCGATGTGTGAGGTTGGTGCTTAGTGATTTTGTGCCAAGTGCTCCATTTGAGCCTCCGCATGCCCAAACAGTTAGTGATGGAAGCGATGGTTCTAATAATAAAACCAG TGCTCTCTCTAAGTTTGTAAACAAGGCTGCAGATGGTGGCATTACTGCTCTTCACATGGCGGCATTGAATGGATATTTTGACTGTGTTCAGCTCCTACTTGACCTTCACGCCAGTGTATCAGCTGTGACATTTCATTACGGAACATCAATGGATTTGATAG GTGCTGGGAGCACTCCTTTGCACTATGCTGTGTGTGGAGGAAATTTAAAGTGCTGCCAG ATCCTTATTGCTCAAGGTGCTAGTCGTTTGTCGCTAAACTGCAATGG ATGGCTTCCCATTGACGTCGCAAGGATGTGGGGGCGTCTTTGGCTCGAACCACTGCTGTCTCCTAATTCTGATTTGCCTCTCCCAACATTTCCACATTCTAATTATTTATCGCTGCCACTTCTGAGTGTCCTAAATATAGCTAG AGACTATGGGTTGCAGTCCTCAGCTACCGGGTCAGATGATGCAGATATGTGCGCGGTTTGCCTCGAGAGAGCTTGTAGCGTGGCTGCTGAAG GATGTGCACATCAACTGTGTGTAAGATGTGCTCTCTACCTTTGCTCAACCAACATTCCTTCAGAATCTTCAATACCTCTCGGTTCCATTCCTTGCCCGTTTTGCCGGCACAGCATTCTGTGTTTCGGCAAACTACCCGGCTCTTCATCTAAAGACATAAAACTACCCTTATCACTCGGCTTATGCACCTCCTGCATGCTCCATCCAAGAGAACGCGAGCAGGACACCGCATTGGAGGCTGCTGGCTCACCAGATACGAGAAAGAACCGTGTCGCCTCCGTCTCATCAGATATGTTCTGCCCAGTCACTTGCAGTCCGTTCCCTTCCGTGACTATCCCAATGTGCACATGCAGCGAAGGCCCTTGTCCCGATTTTGAGTCCGGAGAAAGAGAAACTCCACAGGAGCATCCACAGCCCGAACCAAGCGAACAGGAGAAGCTAGAGGGGATGAGGTCGGAGAAAACGACGTGCTCGAATATGTTCTGGGGGAGAAGAAGCTGTAGCAGGGAGCATCAATGCAATGCAGAGATCAATGCATGA
- the LOC121802774 gene encoding protein phosphatase inhibitor 2-like yields the protein MSRVKWNEDNIAEIEANKPVRQKITEPKTPYHPMIDDEEYVDPSSPSRSGGFGDYFEDALNILATSSSLNDVGSSSKSGSHQSGWTSSDDDTEAMDQGEKDSDSERRRSFKEHRKDHYDEFLKIKELRRNGSQLEDASDDEPSITAGVKDIDIEEPSRLANGS from the exons AT GTCACGAGTGAAATGGAATGAAGATAATATAGCAGAAATCGAGGCAAATAAACCGGTCAGGCAGAAAATTACTGAACCAAAGACACCGTACCATCCCATGATTGACGATGAAGAATATGTTG ATCCATCATCTCCTTCGAGAAGTGGAGGCTTCGGGGATTATTTTGAAGATGCACTGAATATACTAGCGACATCTTCTTCGTTGAATGATGTAGGCTCCTCTAGTAAATCTGGCTCGCATCAATCCGGCTGGACATCATCTGATGATGACACAGAAGCAATGGATCAAGGTGAAAAAG ATTCTGATTCCGAGAGGCGCAGGAGCTTCAAGGAGCACAGGAAAGATCATTATGACGAGTTTCTCAAAATCAAAGAGTTGCGTCGAAATGGATCCCAACTGGAAGACGCTTCTGACGATGAACCCTCGATAACTGCCGGTGTCAAAGACATCGATATTGAGGAACCATCGCGACTGGCAAATGGATCTTAA
- the LOC121805390 gene encoding protein IQ-DOMAIN 17-like isoform X3 translates to MLIGGLCWPPSRFSRLSELIWLAKRALSALKGLVKLQALVRGHIVRKQSADMLYRMQTMAKIQARASAHRSYTDARINFFSSSNHTGVARIGENTERPNSGKHGGSLPKQHHSRSYVGNKEKSSHLTSRWLNHWMEQSAWNNIPEASLESGHDDDEKNDNILEIDTWKPRDRAAPNSHYFSAWKNNDLGQDHSKRVFSKLQKPINPSISSEEARTADNSPRVNSASSRQTSNLRAPFTPARSECSRSAFGDYLSHPNYMANTKSSRAKLRSHSAPKQRTTQQHEALALSAATHGCDPWNINMDTVSEKGSAYSNTYIESGLVKRQGTTGNDAGYGRRAYR, encoded by the exons ATGCTGATTGGAGGTCTGTGTTGGCCGCCGTCAAGATTCAGTCGGCTTTCCGAGCTTATTTGGTTG GCTAAGAGAGCGTTGAGTGCCCTCAAGGGATTGGTTAAGCTTCAAGCCCTGGTGAGAGGACACATTGTGAGAAAGCAAAGCGCGGATATGCTCTACCGTATGCAAACAATGGCCAAGATCCAGGCTCGAGCCTCTGCACATCGTTCTTACACAGATGCTAGAATTAACTTCTTCTCTAGTTCCAATCATACA GGCGTGGCAAGGATCGGAGAAAACACAGAGAGGCCAAATTCTGGGAAACATGGTGGATCTCTTCCTAAG CAGCATCATTCAAGATCATACGTTGGTAACAAAGAGAAGTCGTCACATCTAACTTCCAGATGGTTAAATCACTGGATGGAACAAAGCGCGTGGAACAACATCCCGGAGGCCTCGTTAGAGAGTGGCCACGACGATGACGAGAAAAACGACAACATACTGGAGATAGACACGTGGAAGCCTCGCGACCGAGCAGCTCCCAATTCCCACTATTTCTCAGCATGGAAGAATAACGACTTAGGACAGGACCATTCAAAGAGAGTTTTCTCAAAGCTCCAAAAACCAATCAATCCTAGTATTTCCTCCGAGGAAGCGAGGACTGCTGACAACAGCCCGAGAGTGAATTCAGCTTCGTCTAGACAGACCAGCAACCTAAGGGCTCCGTTCACTCCTGCTAGGAGCGAGTGCTCTAGAAGTGCGTTTGGTGATTATCTCAGTCATCCCAATTACATGGCGAATACCAAGTCATCACGGGCTAAACTCAGGTCTCACAGTGCACCCAAGCAGAGGACAACGCAGCAGCACGAGGCGCTCGCCTTGAGCGCTGCTACACACGGCTGCGATCCTTGGAATATCAATATGGACACTGTCTCAGAAAAGGGCTCTGCATATAGCAACACATATATCGAGTCTGGTCTTGTAAAGAGGCAAGGGACTACCGGAAACGACGCCGGCTACGGCCGTAGGGCCTACCGATGA
- the LOC121805807 gene encoding pre-mRNA cleavage factor Im 25 kDa subunit 2-like: MVTSPVVNTYPLSSYTFGTKEPKMEKDTSVADRLARMKVNYMKEGMRTSVEGILLVQEHNHPHILLLQIGNTFCKLPGGRLKPGENEIDGLKRKLSSKLAANSPSLQPDWQVGECVAIWWRPNFETIMYPYCPPHITKPKECKKLFLVHLSEREYFAVPKNLKLLAVPLFELYDNVQRYGPVISTIPQQLSRFQFNMIHP; the protein is encoded by the exons ATGGTGACTTCGCCGGTGGTAAATACATATCCTCTTTCCAGCTACACTTTCGGCACCAAAGAGCCGAAGATGGAGAAAGACACCTCCGTCGCCGATCGTCTTGCTCGTATGAAAGTCAA CTACATGAAGGAAGGTATGAGGACTAGCGTCGAGGGTATTTTGTTG GTCCAAGAGCATAATCATCCCCATATTCTTCTTTTGCAAATCGGAAATACATTTTGTAAGCTTCCAGGTGGTAGATTGAAGCCAGGAGAGAATG AAATTGACGGTTTGAAGCGGAAGCTCTCTAGCAAACTTGCTGCTAATTCACCTTCTCTACAGCCAGATTGGCAG GTTGGCGAGTGCGTAGCGATTTGGTGGAGACCGAACTTTGAAACAATCATGTATCCTTACTGCCCTCCGCATATAACGAAGCCTAAG GAGTGCAAGAAGCTCTTCCTTGTTCATTTGTCTGAACGAGAGTATTTTGCTGTGCCGAAGAATTTGAAACTTCTGGCTGTTCCGTTGTTTGAACTATATGACAATGTTCAG AGATATGGACCCGTTATATCCACCATCCCGCAGCAGCTATCCCGGTTTCAGTTCAACATGATTCATCCGTAG
- the LOC121805390 gene encoding protein IQ-DOMAIN 25-like isoform X2 has translation MGKAARWFRSLFTSKKPPDSSPAPPNHAENPMSTPYIDANKHAIAVAAATAAVAEAALAAAQAAAQVVRLTSGTNADWRSVLAAVKIQSAFRAYLAKRALSALKGLVKLQALVRGHIVRKQSADMLYRMQTMAKIQARASAHRSYTDARINFFSSSNHTGVARIGENTERPNSGKHGGSLPKHHSRSYVGNKEKSSHLTSRWLNHWMEQSAWNNIPEASLESGHDDDEKNDNILEIDTWKPRDRAAPNSHYFSAWKNNDLGQDHSKRVFSKLQKPINPSISSEEARTADNSPRVNSASSRQTSNLRAPFTPARSECSRSAFGDYLSHPNYMANTKSSRAKLRSHSAPKQRTTQQHEALALSAATHGCDPWNINMDTVSEKGSAYSNTYIESGLVKRQGTTGNDAGYGRRAYR, from the exons ATGGGTAAGGCAGCCAGGTGGTTCCGTTCCCTCTTCACCTCTAAAAAGCCGCCGGATTCTTCGCCGGCGCCCCCAAATCATGCGGAAAATCCTATGTCCACTCCCTACATCGACGCCAACAAGCACGCAATAGCGGtagccgccgccaccgccgccgtcgccgAGGCCGCGCTCGCCGCCGCCCAAGCTGCCGCTCAGGTGGTCCGCTTGACCAGCGGCACAAATGCTGATTGGAGGTCTGTGTTGGCCGCCGTCAAGATTCAGTCGGCTTTCCGAGCTTATTTG GCTAAGAGAGCGTTGAGTGCCCTCAAGGGATTGGTTAAGCTTCAAGCCCTGGTGAGAGGACACATTGTGAGAAAGCAAAGCGCGGATATGCTCTACCGTATGCAAACAATGGCCAAGATCCAGGCTCGAGCCTCTGCACATCGTTCTTACACAGATGCTAGAATTAACTTCTTCTCTAGTTCCAATCATACA GGCGTGGCAAGGATCGGAGAAAACACAGAGAGGCCAAATTCTGGGAAACATGGTGGATCTCTTCCTAAG CATCATTCAAGATCATACGTTGGTAACAAAGAGAAGTCGTCACATCTAACTTCCAGATGGTTAAATCACTGGATGGAACAAAGCGCGTGGAACAACATCCCGGAGGCCTCGTTAGAGAGTGGCCACGACGATGACGAGAAAAACGACAACATACTGGAGATAGACACGTGGAAGCCTCGCGACCGAGCAGCTCCCAATTCCCACTATTTCTCAGCATGGAAGAATAACGACTTAGGACAGGACCATTCAAAGAGAGTTTTCTCAAAGCTCCAAAAACCAATCAATCCTAGTATTTCCTCCGAGGAAGCGAGGACTGCTGACAACAGCCCGAGAGTGAATTCAGCTTCGTCTAGACAGACCAGCAACCTAAGGGCTCCGTTCACTCCTGCTAGGAGCGAGTGCTCTAGAAGTGCGTTTGGTGATTATCTCAGTCATCCCAATTACATGGCGAATACCAAGTCATCACGGGCTAAACTCAGGTCTCACAGTGCACCCAAGCAGAGGACAACGCAGCAGCACGAGGCGCTCGCCTTGAGCGCTGCTACACACGGCTGCGATCCTTGGAATATCAATATGGACACTGTCTCAGAAAAGGGCTCTGCATATAGCAACACATATATCGAGTCTGGTCTTGTAAAGAGGCAAGGGACTACCGGAAACGACGCCGGCTACGGCCGTAGGGCCTACCGATGA
- the LOC121802772 gene encoding heat stress transcription factor B-2a-like: MASAGEDMSRPIPTPFLIKTYQLVDDRDVDGIISWNADGSAFIVWNPADFARDLLPKYFKHNNFSSFVRQLNTYGFRKVVPDRWEFSNECFRRGEKQLLRDIQRRKMAAKISTSEEQVISSSNFSAVELIDENERLRRQNVELRRELGEMKNLCDGIYALLSNYGGGRCEEGVRACKLYMTENLKALELLPSTRFCGAAEGTSAEDEMDLELRLPGGDAKHEPFDGGEYV, from the exons ATGGCTTCGGCGGGCGAAGATATGTCTAGGCCGATTCCAACGCCGTTTCTGATCAAAACCTACCAGCTCGTCGACGATCGCGATGTCGACGGAATCATCTCGTGGAACGCCGACGGATCCGCTTTCATCGTCTGGAATCCGGCGGATTTCGCCAGAGATCTGCTTCCAAAGTACTTCAAGCACAACAATTTCTCCAGCTTCGTTCGCCAACTCAACACCTAC GGATTTAGGAAGGTCGTGCCGGATCGGTGGGAGTTCTCGAACGAGTGCTTCCGGAGAGGCGAGAAGCAGCTTCTGCGCGACATTCAGCGGCGGAAAATGGCGGCGAAGATCTCTACATCGGAGGAGCAGGTGATCTCATCCTCTAATTTCAGCGCGGTGGAGCTGATCGACGAGAACGAGCGGTTGCGGCGACAGAACGTGGAGCTGAGGAGAGAATTGGGGGAGATGAAGAATTTATGCGACGGCATTTACGCGCTGTTGTCTAACTACGGCGGCGGCAGGTGTGAGGAAGGTGTGCGTGCTTGTAAATTGTACATGACGGAGAATTTGAAGGCTCTGGAGCTGCTTCCGTCGACGAGATTCTGCGGGGCGGCTGAAGGTACGTCGGCGGAGGATGAGATGGATTTGGAGCTCCGGCTGCCGGGAGGAGATGCTAAACATGAACCGTTTGATGGTGGGGAATATGTGTAA
- the LOC121802028 gene encoding ADP-ribosylation factor-related protein 1-like: protein MFSLFYGLWKYMFTKMEFHVLILGIGKAGKTTLLEKVKSQYSNLEGLPPDRIVPTVGLNIGRVEASNTKLVFWDLGGQPGLRSIWEKYYEEAHAVVYVIDASCQSRFEDSKSALEKVLRHEDLQGAPLLIVANKQDREGAVPADELAQYLDLKKLNERVYAFQAVSATDGLGIKESVNWLVDAMERSERTDTLRVRAGCSVV from the exons atgttttcattattttatggaCTCTGGAAGTACATGTTCACCAAGATGGAGTTTCATGTCCTCATTCTTGGAATTGGCAAAGCTGGCAAAACA ACATTACTGGAGAAAGTGAAGTCACAGTATTCAAACTTGGAAGGCCTTCCGCCTGACCGGATTGTTCCAACCGTTGGACTCAATATTGGTCGTGTCGAAGCGTCAAATACGAAACTCGTATTCTGGGACCTGGGAGGTCAG CCTGGTCTTCGCTCCATTTGGGAAAAATATTATGAAGAGGCACATGCTGTAGTTTATGTTATCGATGCTTCTTGTCAATCCCGTTTTGAAGATTCAAAATCTGCCCTTG AAAAGGTTCTTCGGCATGAGGATTTGCAAGGAGCTCCACTTCTGATAGTAGCAAATAAGCAG GATCGCGAAGGTGCTGTACCTGCTGATGAACTTGCTCAGTATCTGGacttaaaaaaattgaacgaaAGAGTGTATGCATTTCAAGCAGTTTCGGCAACTGATGG GCTTGGGATCAAAGAAAGTGTAAACTGGCTAGTAGATGCTATGGAGAGAAGCGAGAGAACAGATACGTTGCGCGTTCGTGCTGGATGCAGTGTTGTCTAG
- the LOC121802773 gene encoding 3-hexulose-6-phosphate isomerase, giving the protein MAKPNELQSSESADFAAQICNHLSSVFTAPIASPPPLTTLVDEISSASTRGGKIFVYGVGREGLMMKALCMRLFHLGLPAHCVFDMTTPAIGSPDLLIASAGPGGFSTVDAICGVARGGGARVVVLTARPEKVGCASAVAHIPAQTMADDGAGSGRDLLPMGSVYEGAMFVLFEMLVYKLGKVLGRSPEEIRARHTNLE; this is encoded by the coding sequence ATGGCTAAACCCAACGAGCTTCAATCTTCCGAATCAGCCGATTTCGCCGCCCAAATCTGCAACCACCTCTCCTCCGTCTTCACCGCCCCCATCGCCTCCCCTCCCCCCCTCACCACGCTCGTCGACGAGATCTCCTCCGCCTCCACCCGCGGCGGCAAAATCTTCGTCTACGGCGTCGGCCGCGAAGGACTGATGATGAAAGCCCTATGCATGCGCCTCTTCCACCTCGGCCTCCCCGCCCACTGCGTCTTCGACATGACCACTCCCGCGATCGGATCCCCCGACCTGCTCATCGCCTCCGCCGGCCCGGGCGGATTCTCCACCGTCGACGCGATCTGCGGCGTGGCGAGGGGCGGCGGCGCGCGGGTGGTGGTGCTGACGGCGCGGCCGGAGAAGGTGGGTTGCGCGAGCGCGGTGGCGCATATCCCGGCGCAGACGATGGCGGACGACGGGGCCGGGTCGGGTCGGGATTTGTTGCCGATGGGGAGTGTTTATGAGGGGGCGATGTTTGTGCTGTTTGAGATGTTGGTTTACAAATTGGGGAAGGTGTTGGGTCGGAGCCCCGAGGAAATACGGGCTCGCCATACCAATTTGGAGTAg
- the LOC121802027 gene encoding membrane steroid-binding protein 2-like produces MAIQLWETVKESITTYTGLPPATFFTVLALGLTLYYVLSTFFGSSDGGSRGHDRSRASQEQMEPLPLPVQLGEVTAEELKLYDGSDSKKPLLMAIKGQIYDVTQSRMFYGPGGPYALFVGKDASRALAKMSFEDKDLNGDLTGLGVFEMEALQDWEYKFMSKYVKVGTVKATIPVNDGATESEATHVEAAEGHVAKPAEDGPSETVPKETEETTTAAADVDVEKKE; encoded by the exons ATGGCTATTCAATTGTGGGAGACGGTGAAAGAATCGATCACCACCTACACAGGGCTGCCGCCGGCTACTTTCTTCACGGTTCTCGCTCTAGGCCTCACGCTCTACTACGTTCTGTCCACTTTCTTTGGCTCTTCCGATGGCGGCAGCCGCGGCCACGACAGGTCGAGAGCCTCTCAGGAGCAGATGGAGCCTCTGCCCCTTCCGGTCCAGCTCGGTGAGGTCACCGCTGAGGAGCTGAAGCTATACGACGGCTCTGATTCGAAGAAGCCGCTTCTCATGGCCATCAAGGGTCAGATCTATGATGTCACGCAGAGCAG GATGTTTTATGGACCTGGTGGACCTTATGCCTTGTTTGTGGGAAAGGATGCCAGTAGAGCTCTTGCGAAAATGTCTTTCGAGGATAAAGATCTGAATGGTGATCTTACTGGGCTGGGCGTGTTCGAGATGGAAGCTCTACAAGATTGGGAATACAAGTTCATGAGCAAGTATGTGAAGGTGGGAACTGTCAAGGCAACCATTCCAGTAAATGATGGTGCCACCGAAAGTGAAGCGACACACGTGGAAGCTGCCGAGGGTCATGTTGCTAAACCGGCCGAAGATGGTCCGTCAGAGACTGTTCCTAAGGAAACCGAGGAAACCACAACTGCTGCTGCGGATGTTGATGTTGAGAAAAAGGAGTGA
- the LOC121805390 gene encoding protein IQ-DOMAIN 25-like isoform X1 has protein sequence MGKAARWFRSLFTSKKPPDSSPAPPNHAENPMSTPYIDANKHAIAVAAATAAVAEAALAAAQAAAQVVRLTSGTNADWRSVLAAVKIQSAFRAYLAKRALSALKGLVKLQALVRGHIVRKQSADMLYRMQTMAKIQARASAHRSYTDARINFFSSSNHTGVARIGENTERPNSGKHGGSLPKQHHSRSYVGNKEKSSHLTSRWLNHWMEQSAWNNIPEASLESGHDDDEKNDNILEIDTWKPRDRAAPNSHYFSAWKNNDLGQDHSKRVFSKLQKPINPSISSEEARTADNSPRVNSASSRQTSNLRAPFTPARSECSRSAFGDYLSHPNYMANTKSSRAKLRSHSAPKQRTTQQHEALALSAATHGCDPWNINMDTVSEKGSAYSNTYIESGLVKRQGTTGNDAGYGRRAYR, from the exons ATGGGTAAGGCAGCCAGGTGGTTCCGTTCCCTCTTCACCTCTAAAAAGCCGCCGGATTCTTCGCCGGCGCCCCCAAATCATGCGGAAAATCCTATGTCCACTCCCTACATCGACGCCAACAAGCACGCAATAGCGGtagccgccgccaccgccgccgtcgccgAGGCCGCGCTCGCCGCCGCCCAAGCTGCCGCTCAGGTGGTCCGCTTGACCAGCGGCACAAATGCTGATTGGAGGTCTGTGTTGGCCGCCGTCAAGATTCAGTCGGCTTTCCGAGCTTATTTG GCTAAGAGAGCGTTGAGTGCCCTCAAGGGATTGGTTAAGCTTCAAGCCCTGGTGAGAGGACACATTGTGAGAAAGCAAAGCGCGGATATGCTCTACCGTATGCAAACAATGGCCAAGATCCAGGCTCGAGCCTCTGCACATCGTTCTTACACAGATGCTAGAATTAACTTCTTCTCTAGTTCCAATCATACA GGCGTGGCAAGGATCGGAGAAAACACAGAGAGGCCAAATTCTGGGAAACATGGTGGATCTCTTCCTAAG CAGCATCATTCAAGATCATACGTTGGTAACAAAGAGAAGTCGTCACATCTAACTTCCAGATGGTTAAATCACTGGATGGAACAAAGCGCGTGGAACAACATCCCGGAGGCCTCGTTAGAGAGTGGCCACGACGATGACGAGAAAAACGACAACATACTGGAGATAGACACGTGGAAGCCTCGCGACCGAGCAGCTCCCAATTCCCACTATTTCTCAGCATGGAAGAATAACGACTTAGGACAGGACCATTCAAAGAGAGTTTTCTCAAAGCTCCAAAAACCAATCAATCCTAGTATTTCCTCCGAGGAAGCGAGGACTGCTGACAACAGCCCGAGAGTGAATTCAGCTTCGTCTAGACAGACCAGCAACCTAAGGGCTCCGTTCACTCCTGCTAGGAGCGAGTGCTCTAGAAGTGCGTTTGGTGATTATCTCAGTCATCCCAATTACATGGCGAATACCAAGTCATCACGGGCTAAACTCAGGTCTCACAGTGCACCCAAGCAGAGGACAACGCAGCAGCACGAGGCGCTCGCCTTGAGCGCTGCTACACACGGCTGCGATCCTTGGAATATCAATATGGACACTGTCTCAGAAAAGGGCTCTGCATATAGCAACACATATATCGAGTCTGGTCTTGTAAAGAGGCAAGGGACTACCGGAAACGACGCCGGCTACGGCCGTAGGGCCTACCGATGA